A stretch of the Haloplanus aerogenes genome encodes the following:
- a CDS encoding ABC transporter permease — translation MSRPRRIRAAFVAALFAFLRRKTAVFFTFFFPILIILIFGALVQTQPTGGGLFARPPAYYIPGYLGVVVVFTPLSRVGSTIARHRDGNRFEKLATTPLRRWEWLLAHTLVNVAIIGLAALLLFVLVLLVTGASVVAGPGLLVLVPLVVAGVALFCGLGSIIGRVADSQDGVIAASNAVAFPVWVLSETFVPPSMLPAWFQSVTALSPLTYFSRGVRAATAGEDPTVALLVLGVVALGFFVAGAAAVPKTE, via the coding sequence ATGAGCCGCCCTCGGCGCATCCGGGCCGCCTTCGTCGCCGCCCTCTTCGCCTTCCTCCGCCGGAAGACGGCCGTCTTCTTCACCTTCTTCTTCCCCATCCTGATCATCCTGATCTTCGGGGCGCTGGTGCAGACCCAGCCGACCGGCGGCGGCCTGTTCGCCCGTCCGCCGGCGTACTACATCCCCGGCTATCTCGGGGTGGTGGTGGTGTTCACGCCGCTGTCGCGGGTCGGGAGCACCATCGCGCGCCACCGCGACGGCAATCGCTTCGAGAAACTGGCGACGACACCGCTCCGCCGCTGGGAGTGGCTGCTCGCGCACACGCTCGTCAACGTCGCCATCATCGGCCTCGCAGCCCTGCTCCTGTTCGTCCTCGTCCTGCTCGTGACGGGCGCGAGCGTGGTCGCCGGCCCGGGACTGCTCGTCCTCGTACCGCTGGTCGTCGCGGGCGTCGCGCTATTCTGTGGATTGGGGTCGATCATCGGTCGCGTCGCGGACTCACAGGACGGCGTCATCGCCGCCAGCAACGCCGTCGCCTTCCCCGTCTGGGTGCTCTCGGAGACGTTCGTCCCGCCGTCGATGCTCCCGGCGTGGTTCCAGTCGGTGACGGCGCTCTCGCCGCTGACCTACTTCTCACGAGGCGTCCGGGCTGCCACCGCGGGCGAGGATCCGACCGTCGCGCTCCTCGTCCTCGGGGTCGTCGCACTCGGCTTCTTCGTCGCCGGTGCGGCCGCCGTGCCGAAGACGGAGTGA
- a CDS encoding ABC transporter ATP-binding protein — protein MAEAETRADAVLVADDVRKRYGDTVALDGVSLSIPAGEVFGLVGPNGAGKTTLVRALTGTTPCEGTVSVLGAAPDAVDPHRIGLLPQSFHPADRLTARELIDYYAGLYDDARAVGAVLDDVGLADDADTWYENLSGGQQRRACVGTALVNDPDVLFLDEPTTGIDPAGRRALWSLIDDLAAGGTTVLLTSHSMTEVERLADRVGLLRDGQVVAVGSPDELIAEHGGDSHLLLDGVGVDADAVAAALDAEVDERDGQLVVHDVALADVGRVVADLEDGGVDFDSFTWAEPSLEDVYLQLTGEALETGEGRR, from the coding sequence ATGGCCGAGGCCGAAACGCGGGCCGACGCGGTGCTCGTCGCCGACGACGTCCGCAAACGCTACGGCGACACGGTGGCGCTCGACGGCGTGTCGCTGTCGATTCCCGCCGGCGAAGTGTTCGGGCTCGTCGGCCCGAACGGCGCGGGCAAGACGACGCTCGTCCGCGCGCTCACGGGGACGACGCCGTGTGAGGGGACGGTGAGCGTCCTCGGTGCGGCGCCGGACGCCGTTGATCCCCACCGGATCGGACTCCTCCCGCAGTCCTTTCATCCCGCGGATCGCCTCACCGCGCGCGAACTGATCGACTACTACGCCGGCCTCTACGACGACGCTCGCGCCGTCGGCGCCGTCCTCGACGACGTTGGACTCGCCGACGACGCCGACACCTGGTACGAGAACCTCTCGGGCGGGCAGCAACGACGCGCCTGCGTGGGCACGGCGCTCGTCAACGACCCCGACGTCCTCTTTCTGGACGAACCGACGACCGGCATCGATCCGGCGGGCCGGCGGGCGCTGTGGTCGCTGATCGACGACCTGGCGGCCGGCGGGACGACCGTGTTGCTCACCAGCCACTCGATGACGGAGGTCGAACGCCTCGCGGATCGGGTCGGCTTGCTCCGGGACGGGCAAGTGGTCGCCGTCGGCTCGCCCGACGAACTGATCGCGGAACACGGCGGCGACAGTCACCTGCTCCTCGACGGCGTGGGCGTCGACGCCGACGCCGTCGCCGCGGCACTCGACGCCGAAGTTGACGAACGTGACGGCCAACTCGTCGTCCACGACGTCGCCCTCGCGGACGTGGGGCGCGTCGTCGCCGACCTGGAGGATGGGGGCGTCGACTTCGACTCGTTCACGTGGGCCGAGCCAAGTCTGGAGGACGTGTATCTCCAGTTGACCGGTGAGGCGCTGGAGACTGGGGAGGGTCGCCGATGA
- a CDS encoding PIN domain-containing protein produces MSKSDWIENVYLDLDVILAELKADDWLASDIDIGSLDEPKTSVATGIELQYVMEDEWDRGRVIRAHQEIASQNIELVPLTSDALDAAADLRSQYEALNVFDGVHLGSAAVLDEPIVSTDTLFPEIPEVEHIDPRDLE; encoded by the coding sequence ATGTCGAAGAGCGACTGGATCGAAAACGTGTATCTTGATCTCGACGTCATCCTCGCGGAGTTGAAAGCCGATGACTGGCTCGCGAGTGACATCGATATCGGTTCTCTCGATGAACCGAAGACGTCAGTCGCGACGGGTATCGAACTCCAGTACGTGATGGAAGACGAGTGGGATCGAGGTCGCGTCATCCGGGCGCATCAAGAGATCGCGAGTCAAAATATCGAGCTGGTACCACTGACCAGCGATGCATTGGATGCCGCTGCCGACCTCCGATCACAGTACGAAGCCCTGAACGTATTCGATGGGGTGCATCTTGGCAGTGCGGCTGTCCTCGACGAGCCGATCGTCTCAACGGATACGCTGTTCCCCGAGATCCCCGAAGTCGAGCACATCGATCCGCGCGATCTCGAATAG
- a CDS encoding ATP-dependent helicase, producing the protein MSEEPEYPSWFPVPEEDVSPEPQQRAIIDSDAYPMRVLAGAGTGKTFTMVRKIEHLIDEEDVSPDRILALTFTNNAADSMREKLNAKLGTAGYDIDAYTYHSICNEILTDYAYEAGIDPDFEVATDAEKYAIVLDVLDDIEYRSVKPNVYGSDGYASGAASKLLNFIGSMKRSGITPGDIDAFLGPADRVYELADLSERVEAIASDHLGGRSVSSVLNSLPNARADLVAERDALGTDGMEASVRDFLDRLVDLCDALEAAFEAHEVGDQELPDNAYKLPKYLFGGYASGAPKGIPDNLDLELTDHLDSFLSDCLTARDLTAGYAAYERELDERNLIDFDGLVVETAALMESPVGEEIADRWDYVFCDEFQDTDRLQFDLVTSLVTDDNLFVVGDDDQAIYEWRGAHVANITDELDRAFAALEDEPLEENFRSRQPILDLANEAIQKLDHRERHKTLKRVDEPAYDGDTVATVELPDEDDADGAIQLRTVVQNLLSGAAASLDEAYDPGDIALLVRKNDHATPVIEEFEDAGIPYQVAGDLATESVGVGTVTAYLKALARPDDEVSWNRVLLMRYRLCDADLRTLNAGDDPLVDTLRETPLDEFEEPDRVAEAREHVTELLNLRNSASLSHMYRELTDLTNIEWYLSEQERRDLAQLEDVIEQYGDSAVQPPLTPEFIDSLEHYDSLFDESGSSPTSQPDIADDAVNVMTIHKSKGLDFPVVLIPQVTADEWVPSSRTYDALETGLSDGPEAAFAEDFVERDARETRRVFHVGITRAEDVLVLQGGSEDDDAADVHPVSEIVDEILPSRTPWQPERGQLPLWTDVQECLPDDAVDWTNTLASETVGHVGGTVNHDGEELAVEAARDRVIDLATATLNGDLSPRVERETLQVTSLTGPSTPSPSLSHSYTSLATYEECPRSHYLDYVVNAFPDYQEIAATNGSGDGVSQREIGLLFHDTAEQAANQGVSDRESWYEICDRLASQRRSEDALPAAKQCIDRHFELDLPSYEIIDAEREFALDIAGHELVGYIDAVYRTPDDELLVIDYKATERHRDLEDDKQLPIYLLACRDLYDEPVARAGYAYVGEIGPKVESRTFSNGDLEGVRDDVTESMNRIAEFSFSRYTAGEHCQWCQHNQLTCAPDSFTVGPGFEE; encoded by the coding sequence ATGAGCGAAGAGCCTGAGTATCCGTCGTGGTTCCCGGTCCCGGAAGAAGATGTGTCCCCGGAACCCCAGCAGCGGGCGATTATCGACTCCGACGCGTACCCGATGCGTGTGCTCGCCGGGGCTGGGACCGGGAAGACGTTCACGATGGTGCGGAAGATCGAGCACCTCATCGACGAGGAGGACGTGTCCCCGGACCGGATTCTCGCGTTGACGTTCACGAACAACGCTGCGGACTCGATGCGGGAGAAACTCAACGCGAAACTCGGCACAGCCGGGTACGACATCGACGCATACACGTACCACTCGATCTGTAACGAGATCCTCACCGACTACGCCTACGAAGCCGGAATCGATCCGGACTTCGAAGTCGCCACGGATGCCGAGAAGTACGCCATCGTGCTGGACGTTCTGGACGATATCGAGTACCGGTCTGTGAAACCCAACGTGTACGGGAGCGACGGGTACGCGTCGGGGGCCGCGTCGAAGCTGCTCAACTTCATCGGGTCGATGAAGCGCAGCGGCATCACGCCCGGCGACATCGACGCCTTCCTCGGCCCTGCTGACCGAGTCTACGAACTCGCTGACCTCTCGGAGCGCGTCGAGGCTATTGCCAGCGACCATCTGGGCGGCCGGTCCGTGTCGAGCGTACTGAACTCGCTCCCAAACGCGCGTGCGGACCTCGTCGCTGAACGCGACGCGCTCGGGACGGACGGAATGGAGGCCAGCGTACGCGACTTCCTCGACCGACTTGTGGATCTTTGCGATGCGCTGGAAGCAGCGTTCGAAGCCCATGAGGTAGGCGACCAAGAGTTACCGGACAACGCGTACAAGCTCCCGAAGTACCTGTTCGGTGGGTACGCGAGCGGTGCGCCGAAAGGGATTCCGGATAATCTCGACCTCGAACTCACGGACCATCTCGACTCGTTCCTCTCGGACTGTCTCACTGCCCGTGACCTGACTGCGGGGTACGCCGCGTACGAGCGTGAGCTCGACGAGCGGAATCTCATCGACTTCGACGGTCTCGTCGTTGAGACGGCTGCACTGATGGAGTCGCCGGTTGGCGAGGAAATCGCTGACCGGTGGGACTACGTGTTCTGCGACGAGTTCCAGGATACCGACCGCCTCCAGTTCGACCTCGTCACGTCACTCGTCACCGACGACAACCTGTTCGTCGTCGGTGACGACGATCAGGCGATCTACGAGTGGCGTGGCGCACACGTCGCCAACATCACCGACGAACTCGACCGCGCGTTCGCCGCGCTCGAAGATGAGCCGTTGGAGGAGAACTTCCGCTCCCGACAGCCGATTCTCGACCTGGCAAACGAGGCGATACAGAAGCTCGATCACCGCGAACGACACAAGACACTGAAACGAGTCGACGAACCTGCGTACGACGGGGACACTGTCGCTACCGTCGAACTGCCGGACGAGGACGATGCGGACGGCGCTATCCAACTTCGAACCGTCGTGCAGAATTTATTGAGCGGTGCAGCAGCGAGCCTCGATGAGGCGTACGATCCGGGCGACATCGCGTTACTTGTCCGGAAAAACGACCACGCGACACCTGTCATCGAGGAATTCGAAGACGCCGGCATCCCGTACCAAGTTGCTGGCGATCTGGCCACGGAATCAGTCGGCGTCGGCACCGTGACTGCCTACCTGAAGGCACTCGCGCGGCCGGACGACGAGGTGAGCTGGAACCGCGTCCTCCTGATGCGGTACCGTCTGTGCGACGCAGACCTCCGCACGCTCAATGCAGGCGACGACCCGCTCGTAGACACACTGCGCGAAACGCCGCTCGACGAGTTCGAGGAACCCGACCGCGTCGCAGAGGCCCGCGAGCACGTCACTGAACTCCTCAACCTCCGAAATTCGGCGTCGCTCAGCCACATGTACCGCGAACTTACAGACCTCACGAATATCGAGTGGTATCTCAGCGAGCAGGAGCGCCGGGACCTCGCCCAGCTGGAGGATGTCATCGAACAGTACGGGGATAGTGCTGTCCAACCACCGCTCACGCCGGAGTTCATCGACTCGCTCGAACACTATGACTCCCTGTTCGATGAGAGCGGCTCTTCCCCGACGAGTCAGCCGGACATCGCCGACGACGCGGTCAACGTGATGACCATCCACAAAAGCAAGGGCCTAGACTTCCCGGTCGTCCTCATCCCGCAAGTCACGGCCGACGAGTGGGTACCGAGTTCACGCACCTACGACGCGCTCGAAACCGGCCTCTCGGATGGCCCAGAGGCTGCGTTTGCCGAGGACTTCGTCGAGCGTGACGCCCGTGAGACTCGCCGCGTGTTCCACGTCGGCATCACGCGCGCCGAAGACGTCCTCGTGCTTCAGGGCGGCAGCGAGGACGACGATGCTGCGGACGTGCACCCGGTTTCAGAGATTGTTGACGAGATTCTCCCATCCCGAACCCCGTGGCAGCCTGAGCGAGGGCAGCTCCCGCTCTGGACCGACGTGCAGGAGTGTCTCCCGGATGACGCGGTAGACTGGACTAACACGCTGGCAAGCGAGACTGTCGGGCACGTTGGTGGTACTGTCAATCACGATGGAGAAGAACTCGCGGTTGAGGCAGCGCGTGACCGCGTGATAGACCTCGCAACAGCCACTCTCAACGGAGATCTCTCTCCGAGAGTCGAGCGGGAGACACTCCAAGTTACGTCGCTAACCGGCCCGTCGACACCGTCGCCGTCGCTGTCGCACAGCTACACGTCGCTGGCGACCTACGAGGAGTGCCCGCGGAGTCACTACCTGGACTACGTGGTCAACGCGTTCCCCGATTATCAGGAGATAGCGGCCACGAACGGGTCCGGGGATGGCGTGTCTCAGCGTGAAATCGGGTTGCTGTTCCACGACACTGCAGAGCAAGCCGCGAATCAAGGTGTGAGCGACCGTGAGAGCTGGTACGAGATTTGTGACCGGCTCGCCAGCCAGCGCCGTTCCGAGGACGCGCTCCCGGCGGCAAAGCAGTGTATTGACCGACACTTCGAGTTAGATCTTCCCAGTTACGAGATCATCGACGCGGAGCGGGAGTTCGCACTGGACATCGCCGGGCACGAACTCGTCGGCTACATCGACGCCGTCTACCGGACCCCGGACGATGAGCTCCTCGTCATCGACTACAAGGCCACCGAACGTCACCGCGACTTGGAGGACGATAAGCAACTCCCGATCTACCTGTTAGCGTGTCGTGACCTGTACGATGAGCCTGTAGCACGTGCGGGATACGCCTATGTCGGGGAGATAGGGCCGAAGGTCGAATCCCGAACGTTCAGCAATGGCGACCTAGAAGGAGTCAGGGACGACGTGACAGAGTCAATGAACCGCATTGCTGAGTTCTCGTTCAGCCGGTATACTGCTGGCGAGCACTGCCAGTGGTGCCAACACAACCAACTGACCTGCGCACCGGACTCATTCACCGTCGGTCCAGGATTCGAGGAGTGA
- a CDS encoding SelT/SelW/SelH family protein, translating into MMDVEIEYCVPCGFLDRAETVQHALLTTLGEDLDSVALVTGDKGVFRVHVDGETIYDKDEDGDYDVDDLVATVRDRIGATA; encoded by the coding sequence ATGATGGATGTTGAAATCGAATACTGCGTCCCGTGTGGCTTCCTCGACCGCGCGGAAACCGTACAGCACGCCTTGCTCACCACGCTCGGCGAGGATCTGGACTCGGTGGCGCTCGTGACCGGCGACAAAGGCGTCTTCCGGGTCCACGTCGACGGCGAGACCATCTACGACAAGGACGAGGACGGCGACTACGACGTCGACGACCTCGTGGCGACGGTTCGGGATCGGATCGGCGCGACCGCCTGA
- a CDS encoding ATP-binding protein, translating to MTFYDREAELDTLTAAVESPGSDFIVVYGRRRVGKTELLKEFCANRPHIYFLAAQEAEHRQREKFLDQIADHFDERVPRIDSWDGVFEYLGEQLQREDLVVVIDEFPHLVAENDSLPSYVQGFVDQELDGTDSMLVLCGSSVSTMESEILGHESPLYGRRTAQLDVTPFSFRQAREVISYDIQDAIRSYAVTGGTPMYLTLFDYTQSLAANIRSHMLSPSAVLYNEPEFLLRTELRNPARYMSILEAVALGHTTPNEISGATGIDSGPLSKYLQTLRRLRLIQRDVPVTATGKKSKRSRYRVADEFLRFWFRYVEPNRSSIEEAPDIVYDGTIAPDLPTHVATTFEEVCQEAVWEAVRRGDFEPYSEVGRWWYREDEIDIVGLAPNDDRILFAECKWTSEPVGTSLAENLRTKAGNVRWGPDDREEYFALFSKSGFVDGLEDQLDEHWSLCSLTEIDDLLTPS from the coding sequence ATGACCTTCTACGACCGGGAGGCGGAACTCGATACCCTCACCGCCGCGGTGGAGTCCCCTGGTTCGGACTTCATCGTTGTTTACGGGCGACGTCGAGTCGGGAAGACAGAGCTCCTCAAAGAATTCTGTGCCAACCGTCCCCATATTTACTTCCTCGCCGCGCAGGAGGCCGAGCATAGACAGCGAGAGAAGTTCCTCGACCAGATCGCGGACCACTTCGACGAGCGCGTCCCGCGAATCGACAGTTGGGACGGGGTGTTCGAGTACCTCGGGGAGCAACTCCAGCGTGAGGATCTCGTCGTCGTCATCGACGAGTTCCCGCATCTCGTCGCAGAGAACGACTCGCTCCCGTCGTACGTGCAAGGGTTCGTCGACCAGGAACTCGATGGGACGGATTCGATGCTCGTACTCTGTGGGTCGAGCGTGAGTACGATGGAGTCAGAGATCCTAGGACACGAGAGCCCACTATACGGGCGACGAACGGCACAACTCGACGTGACGCCGTTTTCGTTTCGACAGGCCCGAGAAGTCATCTCGTACGACATCCAGGATGCGATTCGCTCGTATGCCGTCACGGGCGGTACCCCGATGTACCTCACGCTGTTCGACTACACGCAGTCGCTTGCGGCGAATATTCGGTCGCACATGCTGTCACCGTCTGCGGTGCTGTATAACGAACCAGAGTTCCTCCTGCGAACCGAGCTCCGAAACCCGGCCCGGTATATGAGCATCCTCGAAGCGGTCGCGCTGGGCCATACGACACCGAACGAGATCTCCGGCGCAACGGGGATCGACTCGGGACCACTCTCGAAGTACCTCCAGACACTTCGCCGACTCAGGCTCATCCAACGGGACGTACCAGTTACGGCCACGGGGAAGAAATCAAAGCGGTCGCGGTACCGGGTAGCCGATGAGTTCCTTCGGTTCTGGTTCCGGTACGTCGAGCCGAACCGCTCCAGTATCGAAGAAGCACCGGACATCGTGTACGACGGAACGATCGCGCCTGACCTCCCGACGCACGTCGCAACCACGTTCGAGGAGGTATGTCAGGAGGCCGTCTGGGAAGCAGTTCGGCGCGGTGACTTCGAGCCGTACTCGGAAGTCGGCCGCTGGTGGTACAGGGAAGACGAGATCGACATTGTCGGGCTCGCACCGAACGACGATCGGATCCTGTTCGCCGAGTGCAAGTGGACGTCGGAACCAGTCGGTACGTCGCTCGCCGAGAATCTACGAACAAAAGCAGGGAACGTTAGATGGGGACCAGATGACCGGGAGGAGTACTTCGCGCTGTTCTCGAAAAGTGGGTTCGTCGACGGACTCGAAGACCAACTTGACGAACACTGGTCGCTGTGTAGCCTTACAGAAATAGATGATCTCCTCACACCGTCCTGA